Proteins encoded in a region of the Apostichopus japonicus isolate 1M-3 chromosome 19, ASM3797524v1, whole genome shotgun sequence genome:
- the LOC139960458 gene encoding membrane protein BRI3-like, translating to MAEIKQGDPENTASAEPPPYSPPTAMPTAMPPAMPPAMPPAMPPAMPPAMTTAAPYPPPNSTFAYPPPTQPGFSPAIYQTTPPQNDAIVRSTQHQTVTTTQVMVGVPTCPQCRVGTLQDTFTPLGICCAIFLFPIGLLFCLMMKRQQCAQCGAIYM from the exons ATGGCAGAAATCAAACAAGGTGATCCAGAGAATACTGCGTCCGCTGAACCTCCGCCGTACAGTCCACCAACTGCCATGCCAACTGCCATGCCACCTGCCATGCCACCTGCCATGCCACCTGCCATGCCACCTGCCATGCCACCTGCCATGACAACTGCCGCACCTTATCCGCCTCCTAATAGTACGTTTGCTTACCCACCGCCGACTCAACCAGGTTTTTCTC CTGCAATATACCAGACTACGCCTCCACAGAACGACGCCATTGTACGTTCCACTCAACACCAGACAGTCACCACCACACAGGTGATGGTGGGCGTACCCACGTGCCCTCAATGCCGAGTTGGAACCCTACAGGATACATTCACACCGCTAGGTATCTGCTGTGCAATCTTCTTATTCCCGATTGGACTTCTGTTTTGTTTGATGATGAAGCGGCAGCAGTGTGCGCAATGTGGCGCCATCTATATGTAA